The following is a genomic window from Falco peregrinus isolate bFalPer1 chromosome Z, bFalPer1.pri, whole genome shotgun sequence.
ATTAATTTTACGCCCTCCCCCCCGGCTAACGAGGGCAGATACCGTGCAATACGGAAAGTTCAGTCACACAGGCGAGCCtcacccgccgccgcccccccaccccacccccagcgcCTGCCTCCTTGGGAGCTGCCTTCTCCGCCTGCACTTCACAAGTCCCGGGAGGTGAGGAGTGATcctccagcagggctggcacacaGGGAGCTGTTAAGTTTATGTTTGTGGCGCCTGAGCTCAAACAGTCTTTCAGTGGCTTGCTCTGTTATCAAGAAAACAACAATCAGGAACAATCAGTAAACAGGATCTCTTTCCAGCCCCTCTATTAACTACTTATAGTTCCGCTGAAGCACGCAAAGCGCCCAGCTGCGGCACCTCGCACCGTAAAACGTTGTCGGTGTTCCGGGCGTGCAGAGGGGGCGAGGGCGGTTCGGTACCCGTGAAACCCGCCCGGCACCAGGGCCCTGAACCCGCTCCGGCTCCGCCCCGGGTGCTGCGCTGCGGAGGCCTTCGTTCCTTCCCCGCTACCCGCTTCTGGGTGACTTAACGTGGATCTGAGATATGTATCTATgcatagatatatatataaaggcaGACACTTACTGTTGAGATGTTCGACTGATCTCAACGCCGGAATTCACGTCCCCGGCTTCTGCGTCTCACTGCTACTATGTTGGCTGGAGATGCTGAGGGCTAGTTAACCTGGTACAAATATTGAAATGAGAAGAGTTTGAATGTtggtctctgtgtgtgtgcaaacaAAATTCTCAGAGAAATTCCAGTAGTCTTTAACAGACCTTATCTGACGTAATTATGAGAGGCTGCAGCAAGAAGAAAGCCGGCAGACCTGGAAAATTGCTGCCCTCGCCAGTATCGGAAAGAGGAACCAGGGCAGGAACCTGCACAGAGCACCATGAGGCCGTGCATTTCATGAAGAGGATGTTTTCTGTCGCTTGCACAAATACTGCTGCTCGAGCTCAGGAAGGGTGTTCTCCTGAAGGCGCTAGGAGGGACTGCTCAAAAGTTTGTCTCTATTTGCTCCATGGAGGATAACGCTCAAAGGtttgggggagggaagaaataTGTCACAAAtatatgaaatggaaaagggaACTCAAGGCCATGGAAGAACCCCCTCCATCCAGCAATAGAAGTAATGTTGACATAAACCGAGTTTTGTTCAAATGAAGTTTCGAAGGGAGAGGCTCCGGGGTGGCCCCGGGGCCGCAGGTCTGCGCAGCGGGACGGGCCGCAGCAGGGTGGCGGTGGCCGGGGGTCGCGGAGACCCCCCGATTGGCCGCCGCAGAAGCGACCACAGTCGTGcccccccacaccaccaccacccgaAAGCTCGGAGGGGCTTAGACCCTCCGCTGGGGTGCTGGAAGGACCCGGCGGTAGGTGTGGGTGCGGGCACATCCCGGGTGGAGCTCCCTCCCGCAGCCCGCCGCTGAGCCGAGCAGTCGGAGCCGGCTGACGCCCTCCGAGGACACGCTGCCCTGTGCCTTTTGCGGAGCCTGGCCCTTGGCAGCCCCAACGCAAACCCCTGCCCCCGGCGGGCCGCCTATCtcggcagcagccctggccgcCGGGGGGGGCGCGCCGGGACCGCGGGGCGCCGCGCAGCGCGGGGGGGGACTTTCCCCGCGTAAGGGGCGACAGGAGGGACAGCCAAAATTCGCCTTTCCCTCCTGCGTGGCCCTCGGAGACGGCAGACCTTCACTGGCCCAAAGGCCCTGCCCTGGGTGGAGGGAACTCTCAGCAACCCCCTGGCGCGCAAGTTACTCCTCTCCTGCGGGGTCACCCCCGCCCCGGCGTAACCCTGCGCCGCTGACCGCGGGGCGGCCGCGCTTCCCACCTACGCGTCAGCCTCCGGGCGGTCAAAGCCGAACGCAAGGCCCCCGTGTTGCCCTGACCTTACAGCTTTTCAGCGCCAGTTAAAGacaacacccacccacccccgaGTCGGAGGCTTGGTCTCCAAaattcttcccccttccctaacccccccccccccccgcccccactcCCGCTCCCACTCCCGCTCCCGTCGGTAAGCGCGACCCAACAACTTACACGTTAGACCACCGGGCAGTAATGACACCCCTTCTCCCTCCCGCCCCCCGAAGCGTCGTACTAAGTCTCTGATCCTGCATGAAAACACAAGGGTTACTAATCACACAGTTTAAGGtagatttcatatttatttaaatatttatcaagTACTCAAAAATGTATTACACTTGAGCATACAAAATGAATCCAGTTTCTAATCAGAATGATTTAAATCCTTGTATTagacttttaactttttttttttttttaatgttctctgTACTGTCGAAATGGTTTGTCTCTATAGCTGAGCTTGCTCAGGGTGGGCTGAGAtggtgaggagggaggaaaaagaaggttATGTTAAGAAAACATTAGGGTTTGGAGTGACTGTCATGCAAACCAACTTGTCTTTGTCAGACTAAAAATCTCTGTATATTCCAGTTAAGGGTTTCTTAAAGCAAGCCCTTGTCTTGTGCTGGCCAGGAGCACTAGGGAGCACTTGGATTGGAGCAAAAACAACCCTTTCCTATGTTTGTgggggtttgtggttttttgtgggtttttttttttttttgcttctcctcctcctccttcttctttctACTTATCCCCAAAAAATCGCCCACATTTCTAGCTTTCACCACCCTCTCCCCCAcgaattaaaaaaggaagaaaagagggagTGAAGAGAGGGAAGTCGACAGAAAATAAGGAACACCATTCGTGCAATTTCATAGCAATATCCCCTCAATATATTCctcctgcagcatttttcaaTCGTTTTGACAGCAGACACTGATAAATAATGGTCATACTTGACTTGTTAAGCAAAAAGCGTCCCTTTTATCAGGAGCTTATACTTAAAGTACAGGTCACTTCAACAATCTCAACAACGAGGCTTTGGTATACagcactttctttctttttattattattttaaaaataatggaacTCAGCAAAAAGCCTGAGCTCACAGTTCTTTAGATGTCTTAACGTTAAGTCAGATCATGCCTAGAGTAATATCATTTTTAAGGGcaagggatggggtgggggaaacACTAACAAGAGAGTTTCTAACGTTATCGATTGAAAGCTAAGGCATCCAACTAGCCCTGATATAGTTGTTGAAACGGAATTTACAAGCTGGTCGTGAATACTTGCAATAAAATATCACACTCCTTTTATTCACTAACGACCTGCTTTGcatgcaatattttatttcaggtattttaGCTGCTAACTTGTAAATATTTAGAAGAGGGAACTTTGttcattatttaatattaatattattattattttctctattCCAAACGCTTATTTAGTGAAATAGTCCTGAAGATATAATAATTCTACATATGGCgcttttatttcacataatatttaagaaaaaaaaggacaaaaaccACATAGAATTAGACATATAATTCAAAGACCACGGtacaaccttttcttttttttttttctttttttctttttctttttttttttcttcagcaaacaaaaaaatagtcaAATGACATGAAAAGTGGCAAGTCTTCcgataataaataataaattactttATAATTTTGCAATGCAAGAGCAAACAAAaaggatgggtttttttctttttcttttctctttttctttttttttttttttttttactttttcctctttatttctagagagtgagagagaaagagtaagagagaaaaacagtCGTTTTAACGAATGACTATACACATctttgggggaggggaaggttCTTGGACGGACACATTTCAAACACAATCCCGAGACGCTTTGTGGCAAAATAGAGGTATACCTTGTTGCAATGCTTTTACAAATTggtttttaaagaataattcaAAAACCTATTTTTAATCGCTTTAACTTGATAGAGAGTGGATCTCAACTAAACAAAATCAAATCCCCACTACAGTACATGCTAGAAGAGACCCAGGAAACAACCCCTTGTTAAGAGTCAACTAAAAACAACATTGCAAACCAATGCAGCTCCACCTTCCTGCAATGAATCTTTCAACAATGCAAGGCTAAATAGTCTCTTTCCTGATGATGAAAAACCTACTGGAGCTCCTTTTGGCAAGGCAATCACCAATATAGAAACAGCACCATTCGGATTGGGAGGGACTGGATAGGAAGTCCCTCTACCTTGCTCTCTAAGATGTGCAgtcaaatgaattttttttttcttttttctttttttttttttgagatccACGAGTACAAATGCTTTACGTTTTGAAAACGTCTTTTCGATCCCCTTAAGATAATTGAATAGCacagtttgttttgctttgttggttttttgttgttgttggtttttgtgtgtttttttcttttttttttttttttttttttttagtatttattctAGTAAGATCCCATGATTGTCTTCACAGTGTTGCTACCATATTACCTTGTCTTTTCAAACATGACTCCGTTCATTTCATGAAGCAGTTCCTTGCTAGGTTCATTACAGGGTTGTTAAATACTTTCCCCCCTAAATTTCGGAGTCTCAACACGATCACTTTCCCACTCTTTCCAACAGGGGTGAGGGTAAGGGCAGAAAcaacacaacagaaaactgaatgcATGTTCCTCATGCCTCAATAGGACTGGCTACCATACTGTTGGGCGTATCTGGCAGCTGAGAGGACATTGATGCTACTTCACTTCCAGTAGAATTGGAACCGGGTCCTCCTTCTGAAAAATTaacctgccaaaaaaaaaaaaaaaaaaaaaaaaaaaagaaaaataagaaaaataggtGTTGTTACAACTGtaacaagcaaagaaaactaGCAGGCAAAGACGAagaacacaaaagcaaatacaCAGGCACGCAGCCGAACAGCCTGCTATATCTCCGTGGGAGGCTGTGTCACTTTGTTGCTTTGTTTAGCTTCCCCATTGACTTCACTGAAACCTTCTTCAGGCCTTCGGCGAAATCGCCGAaaaaaacaggttaaaaaacccaaaaccaaaaccaaccaacaaccacttaacaaaaaaagcctgaaaaaccaagcaaataaacaaacttATTAATGAGGCCTTCTTCCCTGTGTTGCAAGAGCGGCAATCCCAACAGGATGTTCTAGTCAATTATTTAAGAGTGCACATGTTTTTTTGACACGAAACTGCAAGATTACTTTTTCCCCGCTTTGTGCACGTACTAAAATAAACCTGGAAGGAGCATCCAGGAGCAGAAGGCATTTGAAACAAACCATTCTCTTTCATTTGTGATTTGAAGTGGGTGCTATCTCTTTTTAACGAGAGTCAGTTTGATAAAAAAGGTCACACTTCTCCATCCTAATGTGCCCCGCAGCTCCCGTTAGTTTAGGAGCAGCGTTGGGAAAAGGCATGATTTGAAGGGTGGAGCTTTGCTAAtccaaaagcatttctttggCACCTATTTAGTTGGCCGATCCTGTGATAAAGTCCCTTTCCAGATTAGAGACGTGCCTCGAACCGTGGATGAACTGTCTGTTCCATGCACTATTCTTTAACTCTTTTCAGCGTCAGACATGTCCAATATATAAATAGTCACCTATTTATCTAATGTTCTATCTACCTATATGTGTAGGTAGGGCTATCCATCTTTCAtgctgcgccccccccccccccccccgcccacgAACTACTCCATACAAAAACTCACTGTATCAAAGGTTTTTAAAGTCTCCTATCCTGCTAAGGCACAATAAGTAAGGCAGCCGAAGGAGATCAATTTTTCTTGTGTCTGCTTGACAGCTTGATTAAAGCAGGAAAACCGGTGGTTGCTCTAGAGGTACGATGATGCAAATAGCCCTGCTGCTgttctacagcttcctgagcaAGCACAGTGTGCACGCTGCAGCCTGCCACCGGGCAAAAGAAAATCGATTCTGCAAGAGAGTGATACTGATCTGAAAAAGTCTAGAAACAATTCTAGACATAGCTACAAAACTTTGTCTTCCACTgcttcatgtaaaaaaaaaaatgcctaagAGCTCAAAAAAGGGTCTATATGttaatttttcatcattaaGTATTATTTTGAATCACTGAAAAACCACATGCCATGTACCTGATTATTTATAAAGATCTGGTTTTAACACACTTAGGTCAGGAAATTCAGTTAAGGCTGAACTTCTGTCCTTAATTCACCTTGTAGAGCCTAAGTATTGCAGATTATATGGTCCCGTATGAGCTGCCAAATGACGTAGGCATAAGGAAGTGagttaaaaactgtatttattctaaaaggtctgttttcttttggcttaAGGCAGTTTACTATATTGTTTGAATTTTTCACGTGAATAAATACTAACAATTCCCTTTCCAAAACACAACATTTAATGTAAtctatatgtatgtgtatatagatatataaagtGATATCTAGAGGTACAGGTTTAAAACAAGGACTTCAAAAATGTAATCGAGCTATTCATGTGTTTGTGACAAATCAAGGGCACAGGCTGACATTGCaatcatatatttaaaatccaCCCTACTGCATTAAGGCAAAATTGGTCCGAAGGGGGGAGGGGCAGATTTTAGAAACTGCTTTCACAAATGTACATGAAATTAAGTGACACGtgaagaatgtttttaattttctggatAAGGGTGCTTTCAGTTTTCAAGAGTGTGCGAGCTCAGTTAGTCTCAGACCCCGGTCGGGCCTTATCTAGTCCCCACTCCACCCGGAAAGAGCTCTGCTGTGCACTAAGGTAGATGTTGCACCGAGTCCTATTAAATCATATAGTTCGCTGCATTTACAGGGTGCCATCATGCCCACCTCTCAATTTCAGGAAAACCTGTCTAGTCCGGGTTGCTCATCTCACTGAGGGCATCCGGCACGTTTAGGGAATCCCCCATTGCCCTGCCTCGAGTACAGGCTGGTCTGCTTTGGCTGGGAACCGACACTTACTAGTTGCTGAAAAGCAGGTTGGTCTATGTCACTCTGCAATGCGAAGTCACTCAGTACTTTCCAGGGCGGCTGGTAACTCTGCACCTCCACTGGGTTCGCCTGTAAACCGCCGTCATGTCTCTCCGGACTAGCAGCCACCATCGGAGTTCCTGTCATCCCCTGGATATTCTGTAAATAGCCGGGGAAAGATGTTAATGATCTTGGTTAACTATATTGTATATAAGCGCAGAGTCAATAAACTGCTTTCTATCTTATCTATACAGTCGCTTGTATTTGCTTTGTTAATCTGCTGTGAATGTCTTACTCTATTCTACTCCAGGTCAGCCTATTTCTACCCGCTGCATTTATCACGGTGGAAGTttactttctttccctttaatCCTCCTATTTCTCTCAAGGCATACCCCCTCCGCCCCAAGCTTTCTCAAACACGAGCAGCCTGTACCTTGGCTGCCGATCGGCACAAGAAACGGTTAATCATGCTGCTTTTCCACTTCGCATCCAGGCcggttttttttctgagcaactTTAACTGGATCGTATATCCACTGTACGGCAAACCTGGGGTACGCCAATACCGCGATCTTCCCCCCGCATCCCCTCACTcccacctcaaaaaaaaaaaaaaaaaaaaaaaaaaaaggaaccctCAGCCCTCCCAGTGGAGCAGGCACTGCGTACAAAATAACTCCGAGCCTCGACGAATAGATTGTTCAGGCGAGTTAATAACATCGTGTTTTATTGCATTCCAACAGGGTAAAATGAAACTCCTTAAATTCCACTTAACTAGGCAGCCTTATGAATTAATAGTCATTCTTAGGTCAGTCAATATACACAGGGAGAATAACAGACTCTTCTTCAAGTGGATTAAtaacagcaggggaaaaaagggggataaaaaaaaggaaaaaagttaacttGAAATGGAGACAGCCAGTCTGCTCTGCTGAACCCAGTGCTTTCCACTTGTTTGCATCACACGTGCATATATATGCCTGCAGACAAGTACTTAATATTATATCTGCGTGGAAACTATATATATTTTGAGTAACTTGTAAACAggaaggtaattaaaaaaattgcaccGCATTTGTCTTATTCTACAGTAAGAgcacttagacacacacacacattgtaGTGCATGAAATGCTAAGAAAATACATCAaatttccttttggttttaCTTGTGGGTTTACTCCTATGTAAAACCATTGAAGAGGGCAAAAGCGTCATTTTCCCCTTCAGAAGTTCTTTGCATTTGcaatacaaatatttcacaAGGCTGGGCTTTTTATGTCCCATAAGCTCTGCAGGTCGCTATTCATGCTGCAGAGAAGTGTGTCCTCAACCCCACCAAAAGACATACTCGCTTGAGCAGCCTATATCGGCTCCTCGCTGTGGTCTGTTTTAATTGCACTTACAGCAGAAACAAGCGGCTAATAGTGAAATGGTacccttttctttgttttaagggagctcccacaaaaccaaaagcgTCAAACCGACCCCAGAAACTGGCCGGGCTGGCCATAGCCCAGGCGTTTCTCCTTGGAAAGGAAGGCAGCACACGGTCAGAGGCAGAAACCACTTACAGTTTTGTCATtgggttgctgctgctgaagctgcttcATCATAATGCtcctttttttgtccttgcaCCTCTTGTTTTGAAACCAAACCCTGATGACCCTCGGGCTGAGGCCAGTCATTTCTACCAGTTGCTCTTTCATGAGGGCGTCAGGTCTGGGGTTGGCAGCATAGCAGGTCCTCAAGGTGTGAAGCTGTTTTTCATTAAGGACAGTCCGGACTCGGGTGGTCTTCTCGGGCTGCTTGTGGACATGGGGTCGCAAAGCTGGCTGTCTGGCAGAGATAGGTTCTGCTgtaaggaaaggggaaggaaggaacagGATCCCCATGAGTAGGAAGCAGGGAGTCTGCAGAGGCTATGAATCTAAGCTGGTGGGACAAGGggaggcggggggtggggggcgggtGGGTGATGAACCCTCTTTCAGAGGCCATTCAAGCAGTCAGATCTATTGgtgctcctgcagcctcctctgctTTATGCGCTGGTGGAGTGACAGGACTGACATTTCTGACTCCACAGATAATTAATTtgcaaaaacaaaccaccccccTAAAACCTTTAATGACAGAAGCTTGAACCTGCGTGAGACTTGACAGGGGAGGGCGAGTTCTCTAAGGTGTGCGTGCTCTaggaaaggagggggagggTTTTACGTATTTATTTCCTGACAGATCaccaaaacagatttttggcCCGAAAATTACTGAAGAAATCCTTCTTAAATTAATCACAATTCGGGACTGCTTCTTGTATACTGAATCTAGCTCAGTTTAGCCAGAGGCTGCGGTAAAGTGCAACAGCTCCCGGCATTTTGATGCTTCCAAATCCAAGTAAACCAAGCCATATCCGCTGCACCGTGACAGTGGAGGAAAGCCCTCTGAGAGCCCCGTATCCCAGAGCTCGGAAGACGGGTGTCTATCTTAGAAAGCAGAGGTGCTAGGCGAATTTATGTCGGCTTTTGATGAATACTTAGAAAGAATGAATGTTTCGTCAATTCTTTACAAGGGGAACAAGCCTAGCAACTCGTTTGCCAAGAAATGCAAACCTACGGGTAGCGTCACATCAAGAGCTAAAAGTGTTCGTGTGATTGTGCTATTCTGCTGTATATTGTGTAGCTGTAGCTATCTACTTGTAATCTGAGCcagtcaaataaaaaataaaaacactactttctcccccccccccctaaaacCCTTGTTAGCTAATGCTCAGAAGTGCTTGGGTTTGTACCATCGGGTTCCGACTTTTCTGATTATAGCAATAAATCAGCAAATGCGATCAAGATAATACAAAGGTTTCAAATCTTAGCAGCATTGTACCTGCCGACACAATACACTTTTCGGAGACAAGGACAAATAGGCTATAGGGAGCACGCACAATCTCTTTAAAATTTTGCCGTGATCAGCTGTGGGATTATTTCTCCCTATATATAGATATGTCACCTGAAAGAGGCTCAGAAGCGGGAAGCAAGCCCGTGTTTGTAAGTAACCTTTCGAGTTACACTTACTTGCACAGCAATAACGCCGGCTAACTTTGTAGGCTAACCAGCCTAGTTTGCCTCAGAGACGTGTCCCTTCCTAAAGCTAAGCGTCCCCGGGTGTCTGATGTACCCGTCGAGAACTAAAAGTGTAAGTAAAGTTGTAAGGCGGAGACTCTGAAGTTACAATACTGAGTTTTAAGATGAAATTCTCATCAAATCACATAAAACGTTTCAAGAGGCAGAGTCACTTTAAAAGGCAATTACCGAAGATTAGCTTGTTGACAGTTTTAAATTACAGCCTAAGTGCTCGCCTGTAGTTATGAAGTCTATCTTTTCGGCCCCTGCTTCCACCAGTGCTTAGAACAGCTTTTCCACATGCGCCTGAGGCAGAGAGGTCTGCGCTTTGCCGGAGACCTGCTCCCTGCAGCGGCTCGTCCCTCTCCGACATCGGCTCCCGGCTGCCGCGGGCTCGGGCGGGGGGGATGGGACGGGACGGAACGGGACACGGCTTCCGCGCCCTGTGCATGGCCGGAGCGGGAGGGGCGCAGGCTGGCGGGGGTGCGGCCCCCTGCGCAGGTGTCTCCGCCTCACGCGTACCGCCTGCGCGGGCGCTTCTGACAGCAGCGGGACCCGCGGCAGCCCCGGGCGAGGGGCGCGCACGCTCGGGGCCGCCTCTCCGCGGGTGCGCGTGTCCCGCTGCCAGCGGCGGGCCGCCTCGCCAGGCGCCGGGCCGGGTGGCGCCGAACCCCGCGGGCTCCCGCGGCGCCGGGTGCGGGCGGTACCTGCCATCTGCAGCGGCCGGGCGGGGTGCAGGGGGCTGAGCGGGTCCCCGGCGCCCAGGCTGGCCCGCTCCACCACGTCGTGGTCCGCCCGGCAGAAGAGGCCGTCCTCCCGCAGCGCGAATTCATCGCCGGGGATGAGCTGGCGGCTGCAGGCCACGCAGCGGAAACACTCGATGTGGTACACCTTGGCGCGGGCGCGCATCACGAAGTCATTCTTGCTGAAGCCGATGCTGCACTTGGCGCACTTGATGCCGTATAACCTGAGCGGGGCCCAGTCCAGAAagaaggagaagggagggaaggagggagagcacggaagggggaagggggagggcagggaagggcggaggggggagaaaggaaggggaaaaagaaagagaggttTTCACTCCCGCTCGTGGGCAGCCCCGTGGCCCCGCGCCACACGCACTCCACTAGTTAAACAGGCCTTGAAAATACAGAAGccagaagaggaaacaaaacagattcGCTTGCTGCTGGTGCCCTGATCCCCACGCCGTAAAAAGGCGGTGGGGACCAGGAGACACCGGTGGgcaaggagagggaggagggaaggcgCGACGGAGGTGGAAGGAGAAACgggaggaaacaaaaaaagcgACCCCCTTCCTTCCCGAGTAGACGCCGacctttccctcctgccccagcgcCCGGGCTGCAGCAGGCGAGGGGCCGTCCctgccctctccttccctccccacgGCAGGGGGACTTGACCTAGCCTGGCCCGGGGCTGAACCGGACCTCCCGGGTACGCCGGGGAAAGGCAAGGATGGAGAAACTGCCATCCGCTCCCCACGCACAAACCCTCCAGCCTCACCAAACGGTGCTGTTTCTGGAGGAGCCCACTCGGGGCTTGTGCCACTTAATGCGTGCCCGGGCCGCCGGCAGCTGCACCTCTGGGCCGCGGCAGGGGCGGCTCTGCCAGCGGCCGGGGCTCTTTCCCTTATCCCCTACCAACGGGTTCATTTTATACCGCAATACAGGCGTTCACACGCACCTCCTTACATATATACACGCTCACATATACAGAAGTGCgactcccctcccccgccccctaCTAAAAGGCATTTTGGGTGCTTTGGCTCTGCTGCCTgactctgccccagcctccctgccccgTCTCTCCTCCGGCTGACACCCCCACTTTGGGCCGGGGCTCAAGCCTTCCGGCAGGAGTGAGAGGGCAACTTCTCGCTGACAGCCCCACGCGGCAACTAATGGGTCtgtggggtgggtggcaggTTCCCTGTCTCCCGTGGAGGAGAGGAGGACAGCTCACCCATCAGTAGGTGACCAGGAGAAAACGCACCAACCCGGGTGTCTGGAACTACAGTCAGTCTCCCGGCTCCCACCAAGCGCTCCTTAGCCATCCTTCTTGGTATTAAGTAAAATTAACATATTTCCGCAAATGTACGCACGCGTATATACGCACACGATCCACGGAACTGTAAAAGCTCTTCCTAAAACATCCCCACACGTTTCCTTACTAGTACACTTCCTTAGACATACAGTCTGTAATGTATGCTTGTGGGTACAGATGTTTATTTACACACATCTTCAGCTGCTCTATCTGTGGAGGTGTGCTAATCCTATATTCAGAGCTACATGTTTCCAAACTGTAAggttttgagaagaaaaaaacccaaacagctaAACAGCAAAAGAACAGGGCGATCGCACAGTGTATGCGTTAATCGGTACAATAGGTACAAaagttgggggtggggtgtgtgtgcccACATGTCTTACAATTATAGATTGGCTCACGGTCTAATTCGAAGTCGGCTTGCACATGAAATGTATTCCGTATTAACTTAaaagagaagcattttttttcccttattaaATTTCGACCACTGAGTTCTAGCAGGAGACAAGTGAGCACATCTAAGTCCCAACTTCCCTTTCATCTGAAATAACTGAAAGGACAACATTTAAAAGCACGGCTCCACAGTGcgtttaaaaggaaagaaagaaagaaagaaagaaagaaagaaagaaagaaagaaagaaagaaagaaagaaagaaagaaagaaagaaagaaagaaagaaagaaggaaagaaagaaagaaagaaagaaggaaagaaagaaagaaagaaagagaaagaaagaaagagaaagaaagaaagagaaagaaagaaagagaaagaaagaaagagaaagaaagagaaagaaagaacgaaagaaagaaagaaagagaaagaaagaaagaaagagaaagaaagaaagaaagagagaaagaaagaaagagagaaagaaagaaagaagaaagaaggttggctgttttttggtttttgccATGgtaaaactttgaaaataatctCACAACGACTTGAAGAAATGATCTGCTTATGAATTGTGCactggagaaagaaagactcaagtgttttatttcaattcaGAATTGCGAAGAAACTAGAAAAGATATGTTAGGTGGCTATGGAGGTACTTGCTTCCAAAACTTTCTGTAAAAAACTATATTGTCCGTACCGCAGTGTCATGCAAAGTTCTGGTTTGGCAAACCCAGTAAGCGACACTGAAATGGATCAGCATGACCCAGGagcacaaaaaataaacacactcGAAATTCCTGCTTTGGTTTCTCTATAGTGTCAGGATTGGCAACTCTCACATTTTATCTGTTACCAGATTTTAATGTGAGGAAGGAAGCGGTTCCATTATCTAAATATACCCAATTGTTCGCGAACAGATGATGGGCAATTTGATCTGCTCTGTCTAATTCATCAGTACAGATaag
Proteins encoded in this region:
- the ISL1 gene encoding insulin gene enhancer protein ISL-1 isoform X1, which encodes MGDMGDPPKKKRLISLCVGCGNQIHDQYILRVSPDLEWHAACLKCAECNQYLDETCTCFVRDGKTYCKRDYIRLYGIKCAKCSIGFSKNDFVMRARAKVYHIECFRCVACSRQLIPGDEFALREDGLFCRADHDVVERASLGAGDPLSPLHPARPLQMAAEPISARQPALRPHVHKQPEKTTRVRTVLNEKQLHTLRTCYAANPRPDALMKEQLVEMTGLSPRVIRVWFQNKRCKDKKRSIMMKQLQQQQPNDKTNIQGMTGTPMVAASPERHDGGLQANPVEVQSYQPPWKVLSDFALQSDIDQPAFQQLVNFSEGGPGSNSTGSEVASMSSQLPDTPNSMVASPIEA
- the ISL1 gene encoding insulin gene enhancer protein ISL-1 isoform X2, with product MGDMGDPPKKKRLISLCVGCGNQIHDQYILRVSPDLEWHAACLKCAECNQYLDETCTCFVRDGKTYCKRDYIRLYGIKCAKCSIGFSKNDFVMRARAKVYHIECFRCVACSRQLIPGDEFALREDGLFCRADHDVVERASLGAGDPLSPLHPARPLQMAEPISARQPALRPHVHKQPEKTTRVRTVLNEKQLHTLRTCYAANPRPDALMKEQLVEMTGLSPRVIRVWFQNKRCKDKKRSIMMKQLQQQQPNDKTNIQGMTGTPMVAASPERHDGGLQANPVEVQSYQPPWKVLSDFALQSDIDQPAFQQLVNFSEGGPGSNSTGSEVASMSSQLPDTPNSMVASPIEA